taaaaaacacataggagccgtggctggtgtggctcagtggattgagcacacagtaatgtttctctccctctctttctctcttccttatcctctctctaaaaataaatacaatctttttaaaaaactaaaaaaaaccaTAGGAGCTTAGTAATGTTCCTGGATTTAAGTTCATGAGTTGTGGTGTACATTACTGATGAGCCTTCTGAGCAGTTACGCGTCTGGACTCGGTTGGATGGGAGGAAACCTGAAGATAGGTTTGTGGGAGGATGGGTCTGGGCTACAGAGGTCAAGGATGCTTACTTCTTTGAAACCCCTCTCAGGACAATTCGTGTGAGGTTCACTGATGATCTCACGTGTGTGTTTTCCTCGGCTCCTTACCAGGTCTGAGCCGTGGTCTCCTTCCTGCCTGTTCGGTAGGTCGGGCAGCGAGACTCACTGAAGGTCACAGGGCTGCACGGCTTGTTAATGGTGAAGACAGAACGGAAACTAGTTCTCACTCCCAGGATCTTTAGTTGCCTCCTGTTAGTCCCTGATTCACCTGCAGCAGCTCCCATGTCGAAGAGTGAACTCTTTACTTCTGCTCAGTTGTGCCCACATTGAAGAAGTGAACTGGTTGCAGGGGGGCACAAGGGACCAAGGGCCCTGGTTTGGAAGTGGGGGAACAATCGGGGGCGTCTAAGGGCAATGCCTGCTGAACGTGTGGCGCGAAAACCTCACATCACGTTTTCACCTAGGTGGAGTGGCTCTAGCTCCCCAGTGGCGTCTTGCACTCAGGGCACCATCTGTTGTTACGGGCAGAGCTCTAGGCCTTAGTTTTTAACACATGCTTACTCggccctgccctgtgccaggcgCGGCGTTAGCCCTGGCAGTGCAGGAAGGGACAAGACTAGTTCTTGCCACTGACGAGCTCACAGGCTCTTTCGTCCTCACAGCGCAGTGGGGATTGCAGGTGCCGAGCAGGGATTCCGGAAAGCATCACGCACCTGAGCCCCCAGCATGGCGGGCCTGAAGCGCCGGGCAAGCCAGGTGTGGCCGGAAGAGCAGGGCGAGCAGGAGCACGGGCTGTACAGCCTGCACCGCATGTTCGACATCGTGGGCACCCACCTGACGCACAGAGACGTGcgtgttctttctttcctctttgtggACGTCATCGATGACCACGAGCGGGGCCTCATCCGAAATGGACGTGACTTCTTACTGGCGCTGGAGCGCCAGGGCCGCTGCGATGAGAGTAACTTCCGCCAGGTGCTGCAGCTGCTGCGCATCATCACTCGCCACGACCTGCTGCCCTACGTCACCCTCAAGAGGAGGCGGGCTGGTGAGGGGCAAGGGGCTGGGGATGCGGGCATGGGGAGGACTACCAGGGGAGGCAGCACTGACCCTGGGAGTACCTGGGGTTGTGAGGGGCCCGTTGGAGGGTTGGACCAGGAGGAGGAAAGGCTGCACTTTCCAAATgactccctctccccctgcagtCTGCCCCGACCTCGTAGACAAGTATCTGGAGGAGACATCAATTCGCTATGTGACCCCCAGAGCCCTCAGTGATCCAGAGCCAAGGCCTCCCCAACCCCCTAAAACAGGTGAGAGGGGGTTAACTCCCCTAATTCATCATCAAGAAAGGGTACGGGGGCCATGACCAGTACCCTTCATGGGGTGGGCGTCGTCCTGCTATAAGCTAAACAAGATTCCCAGTCCGGGtgcctgcctgggttgcatgccaggtccctggttggggggcacatgaggggcaacccaACCGATGGATatgtctcttcctccctttcccttccttcccccctctctgaaaataaataaaatcttcaaagaaaaaagaaaaagaaagagtacaTGGAACCCATCTTAGTCCCAGCTTAAAATGAAAGGACACTGCCTCCCCCCAGAGCCCCATAAAAATCAGGTGAGGCGCTGTTGCGTCCCCTGGGTGCTGTGATTGTTGGCCACACTGTGGGTCCTACATTTCCCACCATGTCCAAGTGATTCCTTCCTCATTCTAAGAGAAGTGTTTGAGCTTCTGCATTTACCCCACtgtcttctccccttctccctgccagTGCCTCCCCACTACCCTGTGGTGTGCTGCCCCACTTCGGGCCCTCAGATGTGTAGCAAGAGGCCAGCTCGAGGGAGAGCCACACTTGGGAGCCAGCGAAAACGCCGGAAGTCAGTGACCCCGGACCCCAAGGAGAAGCAGACGTGTGGTGAGAAGCCCGTGGGTCCCAGAGGCACGCTCTCCATGGGAGGCTCCCTTTGAGTTCTGGTGCGGAGTGGGGCTGAGTTTTGAGCGAACACCAGGTCACAGGGGTGACAGCATGGCATCTTTGCTGTGGGACGACCTAGATTGCCCTGCATGAGGGAGGGTGCGGGTGTCCTGTGCCTGTTGACCCGGGAGATGCCTCCCGGAGGCAAGGTGCTGCTTGAGTGGTGGGATAACAGGGTCTGGGCACCGCCCACTCCTCTCTGGAGCTGCCTGCATTTGGGCTGGTTCAGGGGCACCTGGAGAAGAAGGAGGGGCTGGCTGTCCGGTGCTCCAGctttgctgctctgtggctctgtggacctTTCTTGAAAACTCACCCCTCACGGCCATCTCTGGTACAACCCTTCTCTTCCCTGCAGACATCAGGCTGCGGGTCCGGGCGGAGTACTGCCAGCACGAGACCGCTCTGCAGGGCAATGTCTTCTCCAACAAGCAGGACCCGCTCGAGCGCCAGTTCGAGCGCTTCAACCAGGCCAACACCATCCTCAAGTCCCGGGACCTGGGCTCCATCATCTGTGACATCAAGTTCTCCGAGCTCACCTACCTCGACGCATTCTGGCGCGACTACATCAATGGCTCGTTACTAGAGGCGCTCAAAGGCGTCTTCATCACAGACTCCCTCAAGCAGGCTGTGGGCCACGAAGCCATCAAGCTGCTGGTGAACGTGGACGAGGAGGACTACGAGCTGGGCCGACAGAAACTCCTGAGGAACTTGATGCTGCAGGCCTTGCCCTGACCGTCCCTCGCCGGACCGCTCCCGGCACTGGCCTCTGGAGCACACACTGTCTGGGTCTGTTCTCGCCCCTTCCAGCCAATCACAtccctgcctttttctttctttctttctttttttttttaaggaaaagacaaaggaaaatggaagtggtgttccccacccctccctgcacccacgTGCCTGGGCTTCCCACGTCCCTTCCCACTCGCCCTGGGCGCTGAGACAGGTGTGCAGGGAGAAGCCACGTCTGTAGGACAGTGTGTGAGGGGCCGGCGCGAGTGCTGCGTCTGGGGCCCTGAGCGGCTCTCACATGTGCGTCTGACACGAAAGGGCTGTGAGGAGGGAAGCTGTGTTGTGTGGAAGGAGAGACTCTGAAGTGTGTTTTGGAAATTAATCATCATCCTCCCAAATtatagagtttttttaaaaaagaagctgtggccctttccactctctcctggcctctggtgctgctcctctctgccttgttccctccctccccaggcacgGCCCCGCCTCTCCCCCCAGCCTAACCCTCTGCACAGAGGATGGGTGAGCGGACTGGGTCAGCCTGGTCGGCCTCCCAGCCTGGCGTGTGTGCAAAAGCTGGGCGAGGGTGCGGGGGTGCTGAGGCGCAAACACTCCCCCTGAAAAGGGCGGGGGAGTGTGACACTTGCTTTCCCTGagcaagtgaaaataaataaggtGCCCTGCAGCCCTTCCCCCCTGCTTGCTTCTGGCTCGGGCAAAGGGTGTCGCAGGGGAAAGTGAAGTGATTCAGCATCAgcccttctctgtccttccccGTCCACATGCACTGAGTGTTGCACTTTCATCTGGGTAGGAGGCGTGTTGGATGAGCCAGCGGCCTAGAACCGGGGCCAAGTCCAGTGGGCACAACACCGCCTCCTCCTTCAGCTCCCAAAGGAGGTGTCCAGACACAGACTTTATgatgattatatttttttcaatgctaGTGCTGCTCAGCTCTCAGCATAATTTCAGTTTTCATGAAATAAACAGTGTATAAAATTCCATCTTTTTGAAACTAAAATTTGAGCTTAGgtgacttccttctttcccaagAAGCTGAGTCTGTGTTCCTTCAAAAGGGTCACAGTTCTCCCAGTGAGGGGAGGTGCGCCTGCGTCCCACTGACACAGCACGGTGGTGTCAGCTCACAGTGGGCGACCCAGGTTGCCGTAGAGGTCAGACCTGCGGTGTTGGAACACAGGCAGCTGCTGGCGCAGCTGGCGCAGGTAACCGAGGTCAATTCGGGCAAGGCAGAGGCCCGGTCCCTCAGAGCAGCGGGCCACCACCGTTCCCCAGGGGTCTACCACCATGCTGTGACCGTAGCTCGCTCTCTTCTCGTGATGGCGTCCGCACTGAGCTGCTGCCACGACATAGCACTGGGTTTCGATGGCACGGGCCCGCAGCAGCACCTGGGGAGACGTGTGGCAGCTGGTGGGGAAGCACCAGGCCAGCCTACCTGTGGTGCCCACGCTGTAATTGCTGAGGACTGACTGACCATGCTGACTGTTCCTATGCCGACTACTCCTGAGCACATGAAAGTGAGGCAAGGATCTAGGAGTGAGTTTTCCAACTAGGTGGGAAGACGGAGACAGTCTAACCTGTAGGGCCAAGGGGAGGGGATGAGGTTGAGAGAAGGCCCGAGGGTCCTGATGAGGTGCTCTTACCTCCCAGTGGGCTGGACCTGTTACAGACCCGAAAGCTGAGGGGTAGGTGAGTATTTCTGCTCCAGCCTGAGCCAGTGCCAGAGAGAGTTCAGGGAACCGCATGTCATAGCAGATGGCCAGACCCACCTGGAATGAGAGAGCTGTCCTATTTGTCACAGCACCTAGCCACACCCCCTGCCCATCTCCTTAGGGCGTTCGATGGTAGACCACATCTTGGtactcctgtcccctctctctgcgccctcttcttcctcccctcactGCTCTCACCTTGCCCGCTGGGGTCCTGACAGGCAGCTCGAGACTGGGCCCGGGCATGGTGGAGTTGCTTTCGCACATTGGCCCCTGCCCGGGAATCTCTACATCACACAGGTGTGTCTTCCTGTAAGTGGCCACTATCGaccctggaggaggaaggagaaggaatatCTGGTGCTGCTGCTCTAGAAGCCCAGTTTAGCTCCTCTGCTCCCAAGGAGGAGCCCTTAGCCAAGGAAATAAGAGTTAAAACAATTTTGGAGAATCTTGGTTTAGGTAGAAGAGCTTGGCAAGAGGCAGGCTAAAGAGTTATGAAGTCTCACCCTTGCTGTTCAGAAGCACATGGCAATTGTAGATTTTCTGAGTCTGCTCCCAGTCTTGGCCGCGCTCGTGGAAACCACCCAAGGACAGCCAGAGTCCACAGTCCCTGGGGGGAGTGGACACTGGCACTCTTCTCAAAGCTCCACCCTCACACCTGGCAATCCAGACACTGCCCAACAAAGAcgactctccctcccccttttcctgaTACCTGGCAAGCTGGGTATATTCTCCCAAAAGTGTCCCTCCCAGCGGCTCAGACAGGTGTAGAGTCTCCGCAGGGTCCCGTGCGATGAAGTCAAATGCCTCGGGCAGGAAAGCCAGGCAAGCGCCCAGTCGGGCAGCCTCTCGAACCAGCTCAGCACAAGCTTTAACGTTCTGCTGCTTGTCTGGAGTGGATGTTACCTGGCACACAGCCACCAGGGGCATttcccaggaggaagaggagctagCCATGGCTCTGGGCCTGTGAAAATAGTGCAGGTGGGACTCAGGTTTCCCAGCATGGGGAAACCCGAGTTCAGTGGCAAGGGACTCAGGCAGGGATGCAGGAAGGCTGGGCTTCCCTTTGGTTCTGTTCTCACAAGGCACAATGACCTACCCATCAAATATCCAGCAGATGGCTGGTACCCCACTGTTTCCCACCACCattcatttcacatttattgagcatctactatgtgccaggtactgaggATGCAAAACAAGTTACCTGGACTGAGCACAGAGTACTGAGCGTTGAGGTATCCGCAGTCCGTGCCACAGAAAGGACAGGAGGTGGTGAGGAGGCCTGACCAGGAAGCTGAGCCTGAGGAAGGCAAGAGAAGAGGCTCGACCCCTCCCTCACGCAACACTTCCAGAGTTCTCTGACTTCTTGCTTCACACGGTGAGGCTGAATCTGGGCCCTGCCAGTGAAGACCGCCCTCACCAACATCTTCCAAACACATTTTAAGTAATTATGAGCTACAGGAAGAGATGATGAGGTGGGAAGACAGGAGACCCCTGCACTTCCAGCGACCTCGCATTGACCTGAAGCCCTGTCCTCTGCCCAGCGCTTGCCGCCCAAAAGGCACCTCCTCTCCTCTGGACCGTGCACCTACACAGGTGGATCGCGTACCCACGACCTCTGCGGGGGCGCCCACCCCGACCCCACCGCCGATCGCGCCCCGCGCCCCTCTCTGCTCAGCCCGCCCTCCCCCGGGGTGGTGTCTCCGTGGCACAGGTGAAGGTACAGCTGGTGGGAGTCACCACGCCCGCGGCTCAGGGAGCAGGTCTTACATGTAGACACAGCCAACACCATCCGACGTGGAGAGCTCACATGGGTGGGGGGAGTTCCGAGCGAGGAGGCGGAACCCTTCTGCCGGAAGTGACGTAACGCCACGCGCCGGATGCCCGGTAGGCGGTGAAGATGGCGGAGAGCAGCGGTCGTACCGCCAAGAGCAGCGGGAGCGGCGCGGGGAAGGGGGCGGTGTCGGCCGAGCAGGTGAGCTACGGAGAGGGGCCAGAGGGCAGCCCGCTGGGTCCAGAGAGGGCGCCCGCAGCTGCCGCGGGTTTTCTCTCCAGGCCCGCGTTCGCGTGGGCAACGGGGCGGGCAGGGTCCTGGAGAAGCCCGCGGGGCTCGGAGGGCCGTGAAAGCCACGCCCCTCGGGTGCTGGGAGAGACCCCAGGAAGGGAGCCCCGAGATTCAGGGTCTGGGTGGATTCCCAGGTCTGATGGGAGATGGGTCCACGCTCTCCCTACTTCTCCGCACCCCTCGACAGGCGTGGCTGGGCACGGCTGCGCGTAAGGAAACCCAGGGGATTAGTCTGGGGCTGGCCGTGGAGTCGGCTACCTGATCCTGAAAGTAAGTGGACCGTCGTAGTCACTGCAGAGCCACGTGACACACCCACTGGATCAGTCCTGCGTTTCGTACTATTTTGATTCATTCGAATCATTCGACTGAATTTCTTTAGAGACCAGAAACCCTTTTCTAATCCGAGTTTGCATTTCCCAGTGCCTAACATcgggaaatattttataaattaatcagAAAGCCCTTTGTGCTTGGGCACCATGATTTGCTAACCTTGGCTAGTGTTTAACGGAGATGAAAAGAACTCTACataagaggaa
The sequence above is drawn from the Desmodus rotundus isolate HL8 chromosome 12, HLdesRot8A.1, whole genome shotgun sequence genome and encodes:
- the DEDD gene encoding death effector domain-containing protein translates to MAGLKRRASQVWPEEQGEQEHGLYSLHRMFDIVGTHLTHRDVRVLSFLFVDVIDDHERGLIRNGRDFLLALERQGRCDESNFRQVLQLLRIITRHDLLPYVTLKRRRAVCPDLVDKYLEETSIRYVTPRALSDPEPRPPQPPKTVPPHYPVVCCPTSGPQMCSKRPARGRATLGSQRKRRKSVTPDPKEKQTCDIRLRVRAEYCQHETALQGNVFSNKQDPLERQFERFNQANTILKSRDLGSIICDIKFSELTYLDAFWRDYINGSLLEALKGVFITDSLKQAVGHEAIKLLVNVDEEDYELGRQKLLRNLMLQALP
- the NIT1 gene encoding deaminated glutathione amidase isoform X1 — translated: MLSFLVRPPHHLLSFLWHGLRIPQRSVLCAQSRPRAMASSSSSWEMPLVAVCQVTSTPDKQQNVKACAELVREAARLGACLAFLPEAFDFIARDPAETLHLSEPLGGTLLGEYTQLARDCGLWLSLGGFHERGQDWEQTQKIYNCHVLLNSKGSIVATYRKTHLCDVEIPGQGPMCESNSTMPGPSLELPVRTPAGKVGLAICYDMRFPELSLALAQAGAEILTYPSAFGSVTGPAHWEVLLRARAIETQCYVVAAAQCGRHHEKRASYGHSMVVDPWGTVVARCSEGPGLCLARIDLGYLRQLRQQLPVFQHRRSDLYGNLGRPL
- the NIT1 gene encoding deaminated glutathione amidase isoform X2, producing MLSFLVRPPHHLLSFLWHGLRIPQRSVLCAQSRPRAMASSSSSWEMPLVAVCQVTSTPDKQQNVKACAELVREAARLGACLAFLPEAFDFIARDPAETLHLSEPLGGTLLGEYTQLARDCGLWLSLGGFHERGQDWEQTQKIYNCHVLLNSKGSIVATYRKTHLCDVEIPGQGPMCESNSTMPGPSLELPVRTPAGKVLLRARAIETQCYVVAAAQCGRHHEKRASYGHSMVVDPWGTVVARCSEGPGLCLARIDLGYLRQLRQQLPVFQHRRSDLYGNLGRPL